DNA sequence from the Armatimonadota bacterium genome:
GCGTTGGGGATCTATCGGCACCGATTGGTACTGACGACGCAGGGAACTGCGGGCCACACGGCCACCATTCGGGGGCTTAGCCAGACGGGCGCTGCCTTTGGCCCGTGGGACGGCTCGACCGTCGGCACGCCTACAGCGACGGAAGTTGCCGCACAGACTGGCTCAACGGCCACTACCCCGCCTCGCTTTGTGCAGTGGTATGGTTTTGGCAAGCGCGAGCAGATCGACTATCGCGTAACCGGCACGAGCTCGACCAGCGCGGACTACATCGCTTCGTACGAGCGAATGACGATCACGCCGCGCGACATTGGCGACTACGAGATGGGAACCATCACGATCAATTTCGTGGGGCAGACCACGCTGGATACCGACATTTGGGTTTATGATGCCAACTTAAATCCTATTCGCGGATATGGCAGCGACGACGAGAGCATCCATAACGGCGGCGCGGGCACGACGCTCCAGTCGAGACTGCGGCGCGACTATGGCCTTGGCCGATATTACATCGCCGTTGGCCGGTTTAACCTGGCGTTGGATCAGGGCAGCCCATGCGACGACGACTTCCGCACTGGAAGCATGCTCGAATACCCGAACGCGGTACTGAGTTCTTCATCTGCGACTACGACAACTCTTGCGAGCTTCCAGATGATCGATGCGAACGGCACGACCGACATCGTTGGCGACGCTTTCGGCCCGTACGACGTCAACTGGTATTGCTTCGACGTGGTTCCGGAGCCGACCAGCATGGTTGCACTGGGCGCAGGCCTGCTGGCCTTGGCCGCTCGACGACGACGCAAGTAGTTCCTCATCTGTCTCCTTAGCAAAGAGAGCGCGGGCTAACGTCCGCGCTCTCTTGCTATCGCGTGGCGCAGACCTTTGACGCTTACTTGGGCTGTCTCGACGCCTAGTTTGACCATTGCGCGTTCGAGAAAC
Encoded proteins:
- a CDS encoding PEP-CTERM sorting domain-containing protein; this encodes MLKTRFMHYLAAGAAVLVVTGANAQTFVESEPNDSKAAANNVLMGTGNFTAIQGNSTSSTGAGLDYFRVQTTGDALGIYRHRLVLTTQGTAGHTATIRGLSQTGAAFGPWDGSTVGTPTATEVAAQTGSTATTPPRFVQWYGFGKREQIDYRVTGTSSTSADYIASYERMTITPRDIGDYEMGTITINFVGQTTLDTDIWVYDANLNPIRGYGSDDESIHNGGAGTTLQSRLRRDYGLGRYYIAVGRFNLALDQGSPCDDDFRTGSMLEYPNAVLSSSSATTTTLASFQMIDANGTTDIVGDAFGPYDVNWYCFDVVPEPTSMVALGAGLLALAARRRRK